In the Flavobacterium sp. J372 genome, one interval contains:
- a CDS encoding Gfo/Idh/MocA family protein, with protein sequence MLKVGVLGAGHLGKIHLRLLNQSDKYELTGFYDPNSDNADKVAAEFGYRKFDTISELIAAVDVVDIVTPTLSHFDCAKEAIQAGKHVFLEKPIANTVEEAEEIIRLAKEYNVKGQVGHVERFNPAFIATKDMIVNPMFIETHRLAEFNPRGTDVPVVLDLMIHDIDVICSVVKSPVKSINASGVSVISETPDIANARIEFENGCVANLTSSRISMKNMRKSRFFQKDAYISVDFLDKICEVVKMKDAPEVPGDFDMILQNAEGVKKQIYFDNPDVHLNNAILDELETFADAINNNTTPIVTLEDGTEALRIAYDIIASYNQTSTKA encoded by the coding sequence ATGCTCAAAGTAGGAGTTTTGGGTGCAGGCCACCTTGGCAAGATACATTTAAGGTTACTAAACCAGTCTGACAAATACGAACTTACCGGATTTTATGACCCTAACAGCGATAATGCCGATAAGGTTGCTGCAGAGTTCGGCTACAGAAAATTTGACACCATTAGTGAGCTTATAGCAGCCGTTGATGTTGTAGATATAGTAACACCTACCCTAAGCCATTTTGACTGCGCTAAAGAAGCTATACAGGCCGGTAAGCATGTTTTCCTGGAGAAGCCGATTGCCAATACCGTTGAAGAAGCTGAAGAGATTATACGCCTTGCCAAAGAATATAATGTAAAAGGACAGGTAGGCCACGTAGAGCGCTTTAACCCCGCTTTCATTGCCACCAAAGACATGATTGTGAACCCAATGTTCATAGAGACGCACAGGCTGGCGGAATTCAATCCGCGCGGGACTGATGTGCCTGTGGTGCTTGACCTGATGATACACGATATTGACGTGATATGCAGCGTGGTGAAGTCGCCCGTGAAGAGCATCAATGCAAGCGGGGTATCGGTAATAAGCGAAACACCGGATATTGCCAATGCCCGCATTGAGTTTGAAAACGGCTGCGTTGCCAACCTTACTTCGAGCCGGATATCGATGAAGAACATGCGCAAGTCGCGATTCTTCCAGAAGGATGCCTATATCTCCGTCGACTTCCTTGACAAAATATGTGAAGTGGTAAAGATGAAGGATGCGCCGGAAGTACCCGGGGACTTTGATATGATCCTGCAAAATGCCGAGGGCGTGAAAAAGCAGATATACTTTGACAATCCTGATGTGCATCTTAATAACGCTATACTTGACGAGTTAGAAACCTTTGCCGATGCCATCAATAACAACACCACCCCGATTGTGACCCTTG
- a CDS encoding protein-L-isoaspartate(D-aspartate) O-methyltransferase — protein sequence MKDTAKHQGLRNQLASVLEQKGITDKNVLEAIKKVPRHLFLNSSFEDYAYQDKAFPIGAGQTISQPYTVAFQSQLLEVQKDHKVLEIGTGSGYQTAVLCAMGAKVYSIERQNELFKTTSLLLPKLGIRPKHLSFGDGYKGLPNYGPFDSIIVTAGAPLIPKPLMSQLKVGGRLVIPVGEDPQIMTLLIRKNETQFEKHEFGEFRFVPLLEDKN from the coding sequence TTGAAAGATACCGCCAAACACCAGGGATTACGCAACCAGCTCGCATCTGTACTGGAACAGAAGGGCATAACCGATAAAAATGTGCTTGAAGCCATTAAGAAGGTGCCTCGCCATTTGTTTCTGAACTCATCTTTTGAAGATTATGCCTATCAGGATAAAGCTTTCCCTATAGGTGCTGGGCAAACCATCTCACAGCCCTACACAGTAGCCTTTCAGAGCCAATTGCTCGAAGTGCAAAAAGACCATAAAGTCTTGGAAATTGGTACAGGCTCGGGTTACCAGACTGCGGTTTTATGCGCGATGGGTGCGAAAGTATATAGCATTGAAAGGCAGAATGAACTTTTTAAAACAACATCATTGTTACTGCCAAAACTTGGCATCAGGCCGAAGCATCTCTCTTTTGGTGATGGTTATAAGGGCTTACCGAATTATGGCCCGTTTGACAGCATTATTGTAACTGCAGGTGCGCCGCTCATTCCCAAACCATTGATGTCGCAATTGAAAGTAGGAGGCAGGCTTGTGATTCCCGTGGGCGAAGACCCGCAAATCATGACGCTGCTTATTCGTAAGAACGAAACCCAGTTTGAAAAGCATGAGTTTGGCGAATTCCGCTTTGTGCCGTTGCTGGAGGATAAAAACTAG
- the ytxJ gene encoding bacillithiol system redox-active protein YtxJ produces the protein MGFFKDIFGNNDSDNAAESMIKWNDLTHMKQLDEIKEESAVQPVLIFKHSTRCAISRMALKNFEKDYSIDIAEAKPYYLDLLEHRDISNEIASRFGVMHQSPQLIILVDGQPVYSASHSDIDAEVAKNKISV, from the coding sequence ATGGGCTTTTTTAAAGATATTTTCGGAAATAATGACAGTGATAATGCTGCAGAAAGTATGATTAAGTGGAATGACTTAACCCATATGAAGCAGCTTGACGAGATAAAAGAAGAGTCGGCAGTGCAGCCGGTGCTTATCTTTAAGCACAGCACGCGCTGCGCAATAAGCCGTATGGCGTTGAAAAATTTTGAAAAAGATTACTCAATTGATATAGCTGAAGCAAAACCTTATTACTTAGACTTATTGGAACACAGGGATATCTCCAATGAAATTGCTTCACGCTTTGGTGTAATGCACCAGTCGCCTCAGCTAATTATATTAGTAGACGGACAGCCCGTTTACAGCGCATCGCATAGTGATATTGATGCGGAGGTGGCGAAAAACAAAATTTCAGTATAG
- the clpB gene encoding ATP-dependent chaperone ClpB has translation MNFANFTIKSQEAIQRAQQIAQNFQNQQIENEHIMKAILEVDENVTPFILKKLNVNIGLYQQVLDSTIQSFPKVSGGEMGISRDASTALNEAGNIARKMNDEFVSIEHLLLAIFGTKSKAAQILKDQGVTEKALKAAIDELRKGERVTSASAEETYNSLNKYAKNLNQLANDGKLDPVIGRDEEIRRVLQILSRRTKNNPMLIGEPGVGKTAIAEGLAHRIIQGDVPENLKDKVVYSLDMGALIAGAKYKGEFEERLKSVVKEVTSAEGDIVLFIDEIHTLVGAGGGDGAMDAANILKPALARGELRAIGATTLDEYQKYFEKDKALERRFQKVNVDEPDTESAISILRGIKEKYETHHQVRIKDDAIIAAVELSQRYITNRFLPDKAIDLMDEAASKLRMEINSKPEELDVLDRKIMQLEIEIEAIKRENDEVKLKSLGLELANLKEERNEIFARWKSEKDVVDNIQATKTEIENYKLEAERAERDGDYGKVAELRYGKIKEAQEKLDNMQKQLHENQQGHSLIKEEVTHEDIAEVVAKWTGIPVTKMLQGEREKLLRLEDELHKRVVGQEEAIQAVSDAVRRSRAGLQDRKKPIGSFLFLGTTGVGKTELAKALASYLFDDENAMTRIDMSEYQERHSVSRLVGAPPGYVGYDEGGQLTEAVRRKPYSVVLLDEIEKAHPDTFNILLQVLDEGRLTDNKGRLADFKNTIIIMTSNMGSSVIQEKFVTYKGDMERAIESAKNDVLGLLKQTVRPEFINRIDDIVMFTPLSNENIREIVGLQLKSVTKLLAQQNITLDATPEALDYLSKKGYDADFGARPVKRVIQKEVMNELSKKILSGEVTTDSIILLDSFDGHLVFRNQTDLVQN, from the coding sequence ATGAACTTTGCCAATTTTACCATAAAATCACAGGAAGCCATACAGAGGGCGCAGCAGATTGCGCAGAACTTCCAGAACCAGCAGATAGAGAACGAGCACATCATGAAAGCCATCCTTGAGGTGGATGAGAATGTGACGCCTTTTATCCTGAAGAAACTGAATGTAAACATAGGCCTGTACCAACAGGTTCTTGACAGTACCATTCAAAGCTTCCCGAAAGTTTCGGGTGGCGAAATGGGTATATCCCGCGATGCCTCAACAGCGCTCAATGAAGCCGGCAACATTGCCCGTAAGATGAACGATGAGTTCGTTTCGATTGAACATTTATTGCTGGCCATCTTCGGCACAAAGAGCAAGGCCGCCCAGATACTCAAAGACCAGGGCGTGACCGAAAAGGCCCTTAAGGCAGCAATTGACGAACTGCGCAAAGGCGAAAGGGTAACCTCTGCCAGCGCCGAAGAAACGTATAACTCTCTAAACAAATATGCCAAAAACCTAAACCAGCTGGCCAATGATGGCAAGCTTGACCCGGTTATAGGCCGAGATGAAGAAATACGCCGCGTGCTGCAGATACTATCGCGCCGCACCAAAAACAACCCTATGCTTATTGGTGAGCCGGGTGTGGGTAAAACCGCTATTGCGGAAGGGCTGGCACACAGGATAATCCAGGGAGACGTGCCGGAGAATCTTAAAGACAAAGTCGTGTACTCGCTAGATATGGGCGCGCTTATTGCCGGTGCAAAATACAAAGGTGAGTTTGAGGAAAGGCTGAAATCGGTTGTGAAGGAAGTGACTTCTGCCGAGGGTGATATCGTACTTTTCATTGATGAGATACATACACTTGTAGGCGCTGGCGGCGGAGATGGAGCTATGGATGCTGCCAACATCCTGAAACCTGCACTGGCAAGAGGCGAACTGCGTGCCATAGGCGCGACAACGCTTGATGAGTATCAAAAATATTTTGAGAAGGATAAAGCGCTGGAACGCCGTTTCCAAAAAGTGAATGTAGACGAGCCTGATACGGAGAGTGCGATTTCCATTCTTCGTGGTATTAAGGAAAAATATGAGACCCACCACCAGGTACGTATAAAAGACGATGCCATCATTGCGGCAGTAGAGCTTTCACAGCGCTACATTACCAACCGTTTCCTTCCGGATAAGGCAATAGACTTAATGGACGAGGCGGCTTCTAAACTGCGTATGGAAATCAACTCCAAACCGGAAGAGCTTGACGTTCTTGACCGTAAAATCATGCAGCTGGAGATTGAAATCGAAGCTATTAAGCGCGAAAATGATGAGGTAAAGCTTAAGTCGCTCGGGCTGGAGCTGGCCAACCTGAAAGAAGAGCGCAACGAAATATTCGCCCGCTGGAAAAGCGAAAAAGATGTGGTAGATAACATTCAGGCTACAAAAACGGAAATTGAGAATTATAAGCTTGAAGCTGAACGTGCCGAGCGCGACGGCGACTATGGCAAGGTAGCCGAACTCCGTTACGGGAAAATAAAAGAAGCCCAGGAAAAGCTTGATAATATGCAAAAACAATTGCATGAGAATCAGCAGGGGCACAGTCTAATAAAAGAAGAGGTGACCCATGAAGATATTGCGGAAGTTGTTGCCAAATGGACAGGCATACCGGTAACCAAAATGCTGCAGGGTGAGCGTGAAAAGCTGCTCCGCCTTGAAGATGAACTTCATAAGCGAGTTGTAGGCCAGGAAGAAGCTATACAAGCCGTTAGCGACGCCGTTCGCCGCAGCCGTGCCGGCCTTCAGGACAGGAAGAAGCCTATTGGGTCGTTCCTGTTCCTCGGTACAACCGGTGTGGGTAAGACAGAGCTTGCAAAAGCTTTGGCGTCCTACCTGTTTGATGATGAAAATGCCATGACCCGTATAGATATGAGTGAATACCAGGAGCGCCATAGCGTTAGCCGTCTCGTAGGTGCGCCTCCGGGATATGTAGGTTATGATGAAGGCGGCCAGCTTACCGAGGCCGTTCGTAGGAAACCTTATAGTGTAGTGCTGCTTGATGAGATTGAAAAAGCCCATCCGGACACCTTCAATATTTTGCTACAGGTGCTTGATGAAGGCCGATTAACTGATAATAAGGGCCGCCTGGCTGACTTCAAGAATACCATTATCATCATGACATCAAACATGGGCAGCAGTGTAATACAGGAGAAATTTGTGACCTATAAAGGCGATATGGAAAGGGCGATTGAATCTGCCAAGAATGATGTGCTTGGATTACTGAAGCAAACTGTGAGGCCGGAGTTCATCAACAGGATTGATGATATTGTGATGTTTACGCCGTTGAGCAATGAAAATATCAGGGAGATTGTTGGCCTGCAGCTTAAATCGGTTACAAAATTACTTGCACAGCAAAATATAACGCTTGACGCCACACCTGAGGCGCTGGATTACCTTTCTAAAAAAGGTTACGATGCAGACTTTGGTGCGCGTCCGGTAAAGCGTGTTATACAGAAAGAAGTGATGAACGAGCTTTCTAAAAAGATACTTTCAGGTGAAGTAACAACTGACAGCATCATTCTGCTCGACAGCTTTGACGGCCACCTGGTTTTCCGCAACCAGACAGATCTGGTGCAGAATTAA
- a CDS encoding alpha/beta fold hydrolase, with protein MKRNALHSAGIFFALFTFILFASCSSGKPAHAIFNSKKGEQRYLAAYNNTLKKWPVPFEERDIQAKYGTAHVIISGPKDGQPLVLMHGMDASSTMWYPNIKSYTGQYRVYAIDYLLEPGKSVLKDKRPNTDEIVEWYAEVMDKLGLGDIYLLGTSRGGWTATNFATHKPERVKKLALLSPVQVFGLMEMNTKMRKAVSFKFFPNRRRMRKAVDAMSHRPERVDEVFKEQLYLATEYSKTTFDMLEMAPFKDDVKLLTMPTLVLVGDHDVLCSPDILKEATEKVPNITAGTVEEAGHFLTIDQQEEVDKRVMEFFAGNK; from the coding sequence ATGAAGCGTAACGCATTACATTCAGCAGGGATATTTTTTGCGTTGTTTACTTTTATCCTGTTTGCTTCATGCTCTTCAGGCAAGCCTGCCCATGCCATATTTAACAGTAAAAAAGGTGAACAGCGTTACCTTGCGGCTTATAATAATACGCTTAAAAAATGGCCTGTTCCCTTTGAAGAACGAGATATACAAGCCAAATATGGTACAGCCCATGTAATCATCTCGGGGCCAAAAGACGGACAGCCGTTAGTGCTTATGCACGGCATGGATGCCAGCAGCACCATGTGGTATCCCAACATAAAATCATATACCGGGCAGTACAGGGTATATGCCATTGATTACCTGCTTGAACCGGGCAAATCTGTATTGAAAGACAAACGCCCTAACACTGATGAGATAGTAGAATGGTATGCGGAGGTGATGGATAAATTAGGCCTTGGAGATATCTATCTTTTAGGGACATCCCGTGGCGGATGGACAGCCACAAATTTTGCCACACACAAGCCCGAGCGCGTAAAAAAACTGGCATTGCTGAGTCCGGTACAGGTTTTTGGGTTGATGGAGATGAATACGAAAATGCGTAAAGCGGTAAGCTTTAAATTCTTCCCGAACAGGAGGCGGATGCGCAAAGCAGTAGATGCTATGTCGCACAGGCCTGAAAGGGTTGATGAGGTATTTAAAGAACAGCTTTATCTGGCAACAGAATATTCAAAAACCACGTTTGACATGCTCGAAATGGCGCCATTTAAAGATGATGTAAAACTTCTGACTATGCCAACACTGGTTTTAGTTGGTGACCATGATGTATTGTGCAGCCCTGATATACTGAAAGAGGCTACCGAAAAAGTACCGAATATTACTGCGGGTACGGTAGAGGAAGCAGGGCACTTTCTGACTATTGACCAGCAGGAGGAAGTAGACAAAAGAGTAATGGAATTCTTCGCCGGAAACAAATAA
- a CDS encoding SRPBCC domain-containing protein produces MSKSLIVKHSTRIDAPLNRVWEVLTKPQYIRQWDELPEDFGDYEISPATIIEWPGYSKLSVVEFELNKKLRYSLYVPAWNDESITNIGYTYTLSVDDNGYTWLTVEIGDFAILNEGDKYYDESFTFGQTASQKIKELAESHGLPDHTGAVL; encoded by the coding sequence ATGAGCAAATCACTTATTGTAAAACACAGTACCAGGATTGATGCACCACTTAACCGTGTGTGGGAAGTGCTTACCAAACCACAATACATTAGGCAATGGGACGAACTGCCTGAAGATTTCGGCGATTATGAAATAAGTCCGGCCACGATTATAGAATGGCCAGGATATTCAAAACTTTCGGTGGTGGAATTTGAGCTGAATAAAAAGCTGCGGTATTCACTATATGTACCTGCATGGAATGATGAAAGCATCACAAATATAGGCTATACGTATACATTATCTGTTGATGATAACGGCTATACCTGGCTTACGGTTGAAATTGGCGACTTTGCCATACTAAATGAAGGTGATAAATATTATGATGAAAGTTTTACCTTTGGGCAAACGGCGTCTCAAAAAATAAAAGAGCTGGCAGAAAGCCACGGCTTACCAGACCACACAGGGGCAGTACTTTAA
- a CDS encoding aldose 1-epimerase family protein: MEITIANGQLSATIRDMGAELVSLKKDGKEYMWNGDPAFWGKHSPVLFPVVGTLKNNTYIHNDKEYSLSRHGFARERNFEIISQEDNKAVFSLKSDSDSHKVYPFDFELTLTYIINDNSLSIEYLVRNLSGDVMPFSLGAHPAFALNGNFEDYSLYFNADESLTRYKLQNDLVSDTTEVIQLKNDNLQLHYSLFKDDALVIKQLSSREITIQKNDRAYLTVRYHNFPHMGLWTKAEAPFICIEPWQGYADTPSNNGNLSDKEGVINLSAESIANFRIEIEIPE; this comes from the coding sequence TTGGAAATCACAATTGCAAACGGCCAATTATCGGCGACTATCCGCGATATGGGCGCAGAGCTGGTCTCTCTTAAAAAAGACGGAAAAGAATATATGTGGAATGGCGATCCTGCCTTTTGGGGCAAGCATTCACCGGTGTTGTTCCCGGTAGTGGGGACACTTAAAAATAACACTTATATTCACAACGATAAAGAATATTCGCTTAGCAGGCATGGCTTTGCACGTGAGCGAAATTTTGAAATTATAAGTCAGGAAGATAATAAAGCTGTTTTTTCGCTCAAATCAGATAGTGACAGCCACAAAGTTTATCCGTTTGACTTTGAGCTTACGCTAACCTACATTATTAACGACAACTCATTATCAATTGAATATTTAGTTAGGAATTTGTCGGGAGATGTTATGCCGTTTTCATTAGGGGCACATCCTGCATTTGCGCTAAACGGTAATTTTGAAGATTACAGCCTGTATTTCAATGCTGATGAAAGCCTTACAAGGTACAAGCTTCAAAATGACCTGGTTTCTGATACTACCGAAGTTATACAACTCAAGAACGATAATCTGCAATTACATTATAGCTTATTTAAAGATGATGCGCTGGTGATAAAGCAATTATCATCAAGGGAAATAACCATACAAAAAAATGACCGTGCATACCTTACAGTAAGATACCACAATTTTCCGCATATGGGATTATGGACAAAGGCCGAAGCACCATTCATTTGCATAGAACCATGGCAGGGTTATGCTGATACACCTTCAAATAATGGCAACCTTTCTGATAAAGAAGGGGTTATAAACTTGTCGGCAGAGAGCATAGCAAATTTTAGAATTGAAATAGAAATTCCGGAGTAA
- a CDS encoding histidine phosphatase family protein: MKTAVTVFMILLTSIIYSQTKPTTIYLIRHAEKADATANTELSNAGKLRAENWAKHYEGKKIAAVYSTDYNRTLQTAASLAKQAGVEVQKYSHREFDLKKLAEQHPGQIIVVVGHSNTIPGYVNAAIGAKTYEDIAETEFGTIFEVIFENNTAKAKKTIVPFQVTE; encoded by the coding sequence ATGAAAACAGCAGTTACCGTATTTATGATTTTACTTACGAGCATTATCTATAGCCAAACTAAGCCAACAACAATCTATCTTATCCGCCACGCAGAAAAGGCTGATGCAACCGCAAATACAGAATTGAGTAATGCCGGAAAGCTTCGCGCCGAAAACTGGGCAAAACACTATGAAGGTAAAAAGATTGCAGCAGTTTATTCAACAGATTATAACCGTACTTTACAGACCGCTGCATCTTTAGCTAAACAAGCCGGAGTAGAAGTGCAAAAATACAGCCATCGCGAATTTGACCTGAAGAAGCTGGCAGAACAGCATCCAGGCCAAATAATTGTTGTAGTGGGCCACAGTAACACAATTCCGGGTTATGTAAATGCGGCAATTGGTGCAAAAACCTATGAGGATATTGCCGAAACAGAATTTGGGACAATCTTTGAAGTGATTTTTGAAAATAATACTGCAAAAGCAAAAAAAACCATAGTACCTTTTCAGGTTACCGAGTAG
- the smpB gene encoding SsrA-binding protein SmpB — protein MQKTVNILNRKAKFEYEIIDRYTAGIVLAGSEIKSIRLGKASIAESFCEFQNGELFVINSNIEEYAFSRSFSHFPKSERKLLLNKKELKALEKNVQAKGLSIIPLRLFTNEKGIAKLDIALCRGKKNYDKRETMKERDTKRDLDRIKKEFK, from the coding sequence ATGCAAAAAACGGTTAACATACTAAACAGAAAAGCGAAATTCGAATATGAGATTATCGACAGGTATACCGCAGGCATTGTTTTGGCCGGGAGTGAGATAAAATCTATCCGCCTGGGCAAAGCATCTATCGCCGAAAGCTTTTGCGAGTTCCAGAATGGTGAGCTTTTCGTTATTAATTCTAACATTGAAGAATATGCTTTTAGCAGAAGTTTCAGTCACTTCCCTAAAAGTGAACGCAAATTGCTTTTGAACAAAAAAGAACTGAAAGCGCTCGAGAAAAACGTACAGGCAAAAGGACTTTCAATTATTCCGTTACGACTTTTTACTAATGAAAAAGGCATTGCCAAGCTTGACATTGCCCTGTGCCGCGGTAAGAAAAACTACGATAAGCGTGAAACCATGAAAGAGCGCGACACAAAACGCGACCTCGACAGGATCAAGAAAGAGTTTAAGTAG
- the glyA gene encoding serine hydroxymethyltransferase: protein MQRDTQIFDLILEEQERQIQGLELIASENFVSDQVMEAAGSVLTNKYAEGYPGKRYYGGCEVVDVIEQIAIDRAKELFGAAYVNVQPHSGSQANSSVYHACLKPGDKILGFDLSHGGHLTHGSPVNFSGRLYNPVFYGVEKETGLLNYDKIQEVAEREKPQMIIAGASAYSRDMDFKRFREIADSVGALLLADISHPAGLIAKGLMNDPIPHCHIVTTTTHKTLRGPRGGMIMMGKDFENPWGHKTPKGEIKMMSALLDGAVFPGNQGGPLEHIIAAKAVAFGEALKDEFFRYAMQVQKNAKAMAEAFVKRGYDIISGGTDNHMMLIDLRNKGISGKEAENALVKAEITVNKNMVPFDDKSPFVTSGIRVGTAAITTRGLVEADMETIVALIDRVINDHTNEDLLEEIADEVNDMMGERPIFVF from the coding sequence ATGCAGCGCGATACACAAATATTCGACCTTATACTTGAAGAGCAGGAGAGGCAGATACAGGGCCTTGAGCTGATTGCATCAGAAAACTTTGTAAGCGACCAGGTGATGGAAGCCGCAGGAAGCGTACTTACTAATAAATATGCCGAAGGCTACCCGGGCAAACGCTATTATGGCGGCTGCGAAGTGGTAGATGTAATTGAGCAGATAGCCATAGACAGGGCTAAAGAACTTTTTGGCGCAGCCTATGTAAACGTGCAGCCGCATTCGGGTTCACAGGCAAACAGCAGCGTATACCATGCCTGCCTTAAGCCTGGTGATAAGATACTAGGCTTTGACCTTTCACATGGCGGGCATCTTACGCATGGCTCACCGGTAAATTTTTCAGGCAGGCTGTATAATCCTGTTTTTTATGGAGTAGAGAAGGAGACAGGGCTTTTAAATTATGATAAGATACAGGAAGTAGCTGAGCGTGAAAAGCCGCAGATGATTATTGCAGGTGCTTCAGCCTATTCGCGTGATATGGATTTTAAACGTTTCCGCGAAATTGCCGACAGCGTTGGCGCATTGCTTCTTGCTGATATATCACACCCTGCCGGGCTTATCGCAAAAGGCCTCATGAACGACCCTATACCACATTGCCATATTGTTACAACCACTACCCATAAAACCCTTCGTGGGCCACGTGGTGGTATGATCATGATGGGTAAAGACTTTGAAAACCCATGGGGACACAAAACGCCTAAGGGTGAAATAAAGATGATGTCGGCTTTGCTTGATGGCGCTGTATTCCCGGGGAACCAGGGCGGGCCGCTTGAGCATATCATTGCTGCAAAAGCTGTGGCATTTGGAGAAGCGCTGAAAGATGAATTCTTCCGCTATGCTATGCAGGTGCAAAAGAATGCCAAAGCCATGGCAGAAGCGTTTGTAAAGCGGGGTTATGATATTATCTCCGGCGGAACAGATAACCACATGATGCTTATTGACCTGCGTAATAAAGGAATATCAGGTAAAGAAGCTGAAAATGCATTGGTAAAAGCTGAAATTACGGTAAACAAAAACATGGTGCCGTTTGATGATAAATCACCATTTGTAACATCAGGCATACGTGTGGGTACAGCCGCAATCACTACCCGCGGACTTGTTGAGGCTGATATGGAAACTATCGTCGCCTTAATTGACCGTGTGATTAATGATCATACAAATGAAGACCTTCTTGAAGAAATAGCTGATGAAGTAAACGACATGATGGGCGAAAGGCCGATATTTGTTTTCTAA
- a CDS encoding 2'-5' RNA ligase family protein encodes MARRIYNQTSLFGPLYAYLIVLSPPPEVKDAIAKIKKELNAIADIGERNVQSIAHITLFDKLTDDKNLKDTTQDLASGRHSFWIKTGKWNYYDHGHSVTVILEIENPEPILQLMEVLKSKNKSPHISLAKKISYETFEKLKPYLENMTYSAQWKCNEINVLRKLMSEKHLGFKESFKIKLE; translated from the coding sequence ATGGCCAGGCGTATTTATAACCAGACATCACTTTTTGGGCCGCTATATGCTTACCTGATTGTGTTGTCTCCTCCGCCGGAGGTAAAAGATGCCATTGCAAAAATAAAGAAAGAACTTAATGCCATTGCTGACATTGGCGAGCGAAACGTACAGTCTATTGCGCATATAACGCTGTTTGACAAACTTACTGATGACAAGAATTTAAAAGATACAACGCAAGATCTTGCCAGTGGCCGGCATTCGTTTTGGATTAAAACCGGCAAATGGAATTACTATGACCATGGGCATAGCGTAACCGTTATATTAGAGATAGAAAATCCCGAGCCTATACTTCAACTTATGGAAGTTTTGAAAAGCAAAAACAAATCGCCACACATAAGCCTTGCAAAAAAAATTTCATATGAAACCTTTGAAAAGCTTAAGCCTTACCTTGAAAATATGACTTACTCAGCCCAATGGAAATGCAATGAAATAAATGTCTTGCGCAAATTAATGAGTGAAAAACATCTTGGATTTAAAGAGTCATTTAAGATTAAACTGGAATAA
- a CDS encoding peptide-methionine (S)-S-oxide reductase, with translation MVRKIGFGGGCHWCTEAVFSSLKGVLSVQQGWIASTGDNDAYSEAVIVEYDPSVIPTETLIAVHVYTHSSTTQHSMRSKYRSAVYYFDENDIHEIKAALFVLQAEFEMPIVTQVLPYWGFRENIDEQKDYYYTDVNRPFCKTYIDPKLKVILERFGDVADMEKLKHLQGNGQAYL, from the coding sequence ATGGTAAGAAAAATAGGCTTTGGCGGCGGATGCCACTGGTGTACTGAGGCGGTGTTTTCATCGCTCAAGGGCGTGTTATCTGTACAACAGGGCTGGATAGCATCAACAGGCGACAACGATGCTTATTCTGAAGCTGTAATTGTGGAATATGATCCATCTGTTATACCAACTGAAACCCTTATAGCAGTACATGTTTATACGCATAGCTCAACTACACAGCACAGTATGCGCAGCAAGTACCGGTCAGCTGTTTACTATTTTGATGAGAATGATATACACGAAATAAAAGCAGCACTATTTGTATTGCAGGCAGAGTTTGAAATGCCTATTGTTACGCAGGTACTGCCCTATTGGGGTTTCAGGGAGAATATTGATGAGCAAAAAGATTACTATTACACTGATGTGAACCGCCCCTTCTGCAAGACATATATAGACCCTAAGCTAAAGGTGATACTGGAACGTTTTGGTGATGTTGCCGATATGGAGAAACTGAAACACCTTCAGGGCAATGGCCAGGCGTATTTATAA